One window from the genome of Equus quagga isolate Etosha38 chromosome 6, UCLA_HA_Equagga_1.0, whole genome shotgun sequence encodes:
- the LOC124240749 gene encoding translation initiation factor IF-2-like, translating to MTVATHLKTESQGNDRRCPAIRSWRTHAVWADFPPPGSNTEGKKEKQPKPRLGAPAQERAFPLTRPPRAGARPREGGAGGEGQFPPGKAAGSANSIEFSPQAKPSTNQKLSEAADKVPRRLCEHFPAGIPPTTTQSRGGRTVPASSPPPRPATNPGGRWPRPLPQPEQPDSKFRTRPKKPPFQKSALATCPPPQVRCRDSPGQGGRRGLGARRVQPGARVPRPSRGAENRAPASPLRPGRPGGRPHLRRRERAAGLGPGAGGAGGAGAAGALLRAGCCWPGLCGARCGPGAAAWLGVGASAARRSRPGHLCAPAAPFNRTPHPAPSPRPCRSPPGAAPRRRAGPGAAGGARRASRYPERPSRPWRAGTPSAPVPERADRSRPPAPRRPGVRAGRA from the exons ATGACTGTCGCCACACATCTCAAGACAGAGTCCCAAGGAAATGATCGCAGGTGTCCAGCTATCAGAAGCTGGAGGACGCACGCCGTGTGGGCTGACTTCCCGCCTCCAGGGAGCAACACCGAAG GCAAAAAAGAGAAGCAACCCAAGCCTCGACTCGGTGCCCCCGCGCAGGAGCGGGCGTTCCCGCTCACCCGCCCGCCGCGGGCCGGGGCTCGTCCCCGCGAAGGCGGCGCGGGGGGCGAGGGTCAGtttcctccagggaaggctgccgGCTCAGCAAACTCAATCGAGTTTTCCCCCCAAGCTAAGCCTTCGACCAATCAAAAACTTTCAGAGGCGGCAGATAAAGTACCCCGGCGGCTGTGCGAGCACTTCCCCGCAGGAATACCACCGACGACCACACAGTCACGTGGCGGTCGAACTGTCCCGgcttcctccccgcccccgcgcccGGCGACCAACCCTGGGGGGCGGTGGCCGCGTCCCCTTCCCCAGCCGGAACAGCCCGATTCCAAGTTCAGAACTCGGCCCAAGAAACCCCCTTTCCAAAAGTCCGCTCTCGCCACCTGCCCTCCACCCCAGGTCCGCTGTCGCGACAGCCCGGGACAGGGCGGGCGCCGGGGCCTCGGTGCGCGCCGGGTCCAGCCTGGGGCCCGTGTTCCCCGGCCGTCCCGGGGCGCCGAGAATCGGGCGCCGGCCTCTCCGCTCCGACCGGGGCGCCCCGGCGGGCGGCCTCACCTGCGTCGGCGGGAGCGAGCggcggggctggggccgggggccgggggcgcggggggcgcgggggcggCCGGGGCACTCCTCCGGGCCGGCTGCTGCTGGCCGGGCCTCTGCGGCGCTCGCTGCGGGCCGGGCGCCGCCGCCTGGCTGGGAGTCGGGGCGAGTGCAGCGCGCCGGTCGCGTCCTGGGCACCTGTGCGCGCCGGCCGCGCCTTTTAACCGCACCCCacaccccgccccctccccgcggcCGTGCAGATCGCCGCCGGGGGCGGCTCCtcgccgccgggccggccccggggctgCGGGCGGGGCGCGCCGGGCCTCCCGGTACCCCGAGCGCCCCTCGAGGCCCTGGAGAGCCGGGACCCCCAGTGCCCCAGTCCCCGAGCGCGCCGACCGCtcccgccccccagcccctcggcggcccggggtccgAGCGGGGAGGGCCTGA
- the GJB2 gene encoding gap junction beta-2 protein, producing MDWSTLQTILGGVNKHSTSIGKIWLTVLFIFRIMILVVAAKEVWGDEQADFICNTLQPGCKNVCYDHYFPISHIRLWALQLIFVSTPALLVAMHVAYRRHEKKRKFIKGEIKSEFKDIEEIKSQKVRIEGSLWWTYTSSIFFRVIFEAVFMYVFYVMYDGFAMQRLVKCNAWPCPNTVDCFVSRPTEKTVFTVFMIAVSGICILLNVTELCYLLIRYCSGKSKKPV from the coding sequence ATGGATTGGAGCACATTGCAGACTATTCTGGGGGGTGTCAATAAACACTCCACCAGTATTGGGAAAATCTGGCTCACTGTCCTTTTCATTTTCCGAATTATGATCCTTGTTGTAGCTGCAAAGGAAGTGTGGGGAGATGAGCAAGCCGATTTTATCTGCAACACTTTACAGCCAGGGTGCAAAAATGTCTGCTACGATCACTATTTCCCCATCTCTCACATCCGACTGTGGGCTCTTCAGCTGATCTTCGTGTCCACGCCAGCTCTCTTGGTGGCCATGCATGTTGCCTACCGGAGacatgaaaagaagaggaagttcattaaaggagagataaagagtgaATTTAAAGACATCGAAGAGATCAAAAGCCAGAAGGTCCGTATCGAAGGGTCACTGTGGTGGACATACACCAGCAGCATCTTCTTCCGGGTCATCTTTGAGGCTGTCTTCATGTATGTCTTCTATGTCATGTATGACGGGTTCGCCATGCAGCGTTTGGTGAAGTGTAACGCGTGGCCTTGTCCCAATACAGTGGACTGCTTCGTTTCCAGGCCCACAGAAAAGACTGTCTTTACGGTTTTCATGATAGCAGTGTCTGGAATTTGCATACtgctaaatgtcactgaattgtgtTATTTGCTAATTAGATATTGTTCTGGAAAGTCAAAAAAACCAGTTTAA